In a single window of the Desulfovibrio mangrovi genome:
- the asnS gene encoding asparagine--tRNA ligase: protein MRRTQIVDALNAQGPMAEIKICGWVRTRRDSKGFSFLELNDGSCLTNIQVIVDETVPTYPVIKDVNTGASVEVTGELVESPGKGQKWEVRCTELKLFGVADAETFPLQKKRHSDEFLRTIAHLRPRTNKYGAAFRIRSEAAYAIHTFYRERGFFYVHTPILTGSDCEGAGEMFRVTTLPVTGAQKPESGDYFENDFFGRESNLTVSGQLEAELLAMGLGKVYTFGPTFRAENSNTPRHAAEFWMIEPEMAFADIHDDMDLGEEMTKYVVQHVLDNCADDLNLFASFVDKELMGRLETLVKEPFARVTYTEAIDILLAAKKDWEYPVSWGCDLQTEHERYLAEEHFRKPVIVRDYPKEIKAFYMRLNDDGKTVAAMDVLVPRIGELIGGSQREERLDVLESRIREIGQNIDDYWWYLDTRRFGTVPHAGFGMGFERLLMMLTGITNIRDVIPFPRTPSNIEF from the coding sequence ATGCGTAGAACGCAGATCGTGGATGCGCTCAATGCTCAGGGCCCCATGGCGGAGATCAAGATTTGCGGCTGGGTGCGTACCCGCCGCGACTCCAAGGGCTTTTCGTTTCTGGAACTGAACGACGGTTCCTGCCTGACCAACATTCAGGTCATCGTGGATGAAACCGTGCCCACCTACCCCGTCATCAAGGACGTGAACACCGGCGCTTCCGTCGAGGTTACGGGCGAACTGGTGGAGTCCCCCGGCAAGGGACAGAAGTGGGAGGTGCGCTGCACCGAACTGAAGCTCTTCGGCGTGGCAGATGCCGAAACCTTCCCCCTGCAGAAGAAACGTCATTCCGATGAATTCCTGCGCACCATCGCGCACCTGCGTCCCCGCACCAACAAGTACGGCGCAGCCTTCCGCATCCGTTCCGAAGCGGCCTACGCCATTCACACCTTCTACCGTGAACGCGGCTTCTTCTATGTGCATACGCCCATCCTGACCGGTTCCGACTGCGAAGGCGCGGGCGAAATGTTCCGCGTGACCACCCTGCCCGTAACCGGCGCACAGAAGCCGGAAAGCGGCGACTATTTTGAAAACGACTTCTTCGGCCGCGAGAGCAACCTCACGGTTTCCGGTCAGCTGGAAGCCGAACTGCTCGCCATGGGTCTGGGCAAGGTATACACCTTCGGCCCCACCTTCCGCGCCGAGAATTCCAACACCCCCCGCCACGCTGCCGAATTCTGGATGATCGAGCCTGAAATGGCCTTTGCCGACATCCACGACGACATGGACCTTGGCGAAGAAATGACCAAGTACGTGGTACAGCACGTGCTGGACAACTGCGCCGACGACCTGAACCTGTTCGCCAGCTTTGTGGACAAGGAGCTGATGGGCCGTCTGGAAACGCTGGTGAAGGAACCCTTTGCCCGTGTGACCTACACCGAAGCCATAGACATTCTGCTCGCCGCCAAGAAGGACTGGGAATACCCCGTATCCTGGGGCTGCGACCTGCAGACCGAGCATGAGCGCTATCTGGCGGAAGAGCACTTCCGCAAGCCCGTGATCGTGCGCGACTACCCCAAGGAAATCAAGGCCTTCTACATGCGCCTCAACGACGACGGCAAGACCGTTGCCGCCATGGACGTGCTGGTGCCCCGCATCGGCGAACTCATCGGCGGATCGCAACGTGAAGAGCGTCTGGATGTGCTGGAAAGCCGCATCCGCGAGATTGGCCAGAACATCGACGATTACTGGTGGTATCTGGATACCCGCCGCTTCGGCACCGTGCCTCATGCCGGTTTCGGCATGGGCTTTGAGCGCCTGCTGATGATGCTGACCGGCATCACCAACATCCGTGACGTCATCCCCTTCCCCAGAACGCCCAGCAATATCGAGTTCTAG
- a CDS encoding glycosyltransferase, translating into MRSVQNPLAAEEQENTLSLDTETRKRGSVRSRKADLHVHSRFSTRPSEWILQKIGCAESYTDPVALYHTARRQGMDFVTITDHNTIEGALQIAHLPHTFISEEVTAYFPEDRCKLHVLCYNITEAQHEEIQGLRTNVYELVDYFLQQGIPHAMAHAMYSLNGKLTQQHIERLILLFRTFELNGARNEVLNSTLCEILGSLDKARVERMADEHNMLPRMHEPWRKYLIGGSDDHSSLNIARTHTVVQDVAHGHTEGERIADFLRGISDGRSEVCGEAAQPETMAHNLYSIAYQFYKNKFALNRHVNRDLLLRFADRALTSSPEPEGGLLTRLHSLIGFRRAKHVFARPPRSVQGLLQKEAEDIIWNDDELRTLINTMENSGLASEQAWFRFVNHASETVMRNLADSLMGHALGANLFSVFNTIGSAGSLYAMLAPYFVAYTLFTKDRTFCAESRDHFIERSHERQRLHIGHFSDTYHDVNGVARTLQMQLDIAHRVGKRLKVITCGPSSVTDNRPGVVNFDPIGTFTMPEYPELALYYPPVLRMLQYAYDQNFTHIHSATPGPIGLVALAVSRILQIPIHGTYHTAFPQYVSMLTDDAALEEAMWRYMIWYYNQMDRVYVPSRATGEELVARGLPREKVVFYQRGIDTEQFHPRYRNGFFKRYVPEEGVKDAGERQGELKFVYVGRISLEKNIHVLTEAFRLMAHRLRGIRLVVVGDGPYREEMELDLKGLPVTFTGYLTGEDLAAAYASSDVFVFPSGTDTFGNVVLEAQASGLPVIVSDMGGPKENLIPGKTGFIVPEGDPIALADAMLQFADAPEMLDEMRKAARAYTESRSFEACFMHQWEMYREKQVA; encoded by the coding sequence ATGCGTTCGGTACAGAACCCACTGGCAGCGGAGGAGCAGGAGAACACACTGTCGCTCGATACGGAGACGCGCAAGCGCGGTTCTGTGCGCAGCAGAAAGGCAGACCTGCACGTGCATTCGCGTTTTTCCACCAGACCGTCCGAATGGATTCTGCAGAAGATAGGCTGCGCGGAAAGCTACACCGATCCAGTGGCGCTCTACCACACCGCCAGACGACAGGGCATGGATTTTGTGACCATTACGGATCACAACACCATCGAGGGGGCATTGCAGATTGCGCACCTGCCGCACACCTTCATCTCCGAAGAAGTCACCGCCTATTTCCCCGAAGACCGCTGCAAGCTGCATGTGCTCTGTTACAACATCACTGAAGCCCAACATGAGGAAATACAAGGCCTGCGTACCAACGTGTATGAGCTGGTGGACTACTTTCTTCAGCAGGGTATTCCGCACGCCATGGCGCATGCCATGTATTCCCTGAACGGCAAGCTCACCCAGCAGCATATTGAGCGCCTTATCCTGCTGTTCCGTACCTTTGAGTTGAACGGCGCGCGTAATGAGGTGCTGAACAGCACCCTGTGCGAGATTCTGGGCTCGCTGGACAAGGCGCGCGTCGAACGCATGGCTGATGAACACAACATGCTGCCCCGAATGCACGAGCCATGGCGCAAGTATCTGATAGGCGGGTCCGACGACCACTCGTCCCTGAATATTGCCCGCACGCACACCGTTGTGCAGGATGTGGCGCATGGGCACACGGAGGGCGAACGCATTGCAGACTTTCTGCGCGGCATCAGTGATGGCCGTTCGGAGGTCTGCGGTGAGGCGGCGCAGCCGGAAACCATGGCCCACAACCTGTATTCCATTGCCTACCAGTTCTATAAGAACAAGTTTGCCCTGAACCGCCACGTGAACCGCGACCTGCTGCTGCGCTTTGCAGACCGCGCCCTGACCTCGTCGCCGGAACCGGAAGGAGGCCTGCTGACCCGTCTGCACAGCCTTATCGGTTTCAGGCGCGCCAAGCATGTGTTTGCCAGACCGCCGCGCAGTGTGCAGGGGCTGTTGCAGAAGGAGGCAGAAGACATCATCTGGAACGATGATGAGTTGCGCACCCTCATCAACACCATGGAAAACAGCGGACTGGCCTCGGAACAGGCATGGTTCCGGTTTGTGAATCACGCCTCGGAAACCGTAATGCGCAATCTGGCCGATTCGCTCATGGGGCACGCACTGGGCGCGAACCTGTTCAGCGTCTTCAACACCATCGGCTCCGCAGGGTCGCTGTATGCCATGCTGGCCCCCTATTTCGTGGCCTACACCCTGTTTACCAAGGACCGCACCTTCTGCGCAGAAAGCCGGGACCATTTCATAGAGCGCAGTCATGAGCGGCAGCGGCTGCACATCGGTCACTTCTCGGACACCTACCATGATGTGAACGGCGTGGCGCGGACCCTGCAAATGCAGCTGGACATAGCCCACAGGGTGGGGAAGCGGCTCAAGGTTATCACCTGCGGGCCGTCTTCCGTAACGGACAACCGCCCCGGTGTGGTCAACTTCGACCCCATAGGCACCTTTACCATGCCGGAATATCCCGAACTGGCGCTGTATTATCCGCCGGTACTGCGCATGCTGCAGTATGCCTACGATCAGAATTTCACGCACATCCATTCCGCCACACCCGGCCCCATCGGTCTGGTGGCGCTGGCCGTTTCGCGCATTCTGCAAATACCCATTCACGGCACCTACCACACCGCATTCCCGCAGTATGTGAGCATGCTTACCGACGATGCGGCGCTGGAAGAGGCCATGTGGCGGTACATGATCTGGTATTACAACCAGATGGACAGGGTATACGTGCCTTCGCGCGCAACAGGCGAAGAGCTTGTCGCCAGAGGCCTGCCCCGCGAAAAGGTGGTGTTCTATCAGCGTGGCATAGATACGGAGCAGTTTCATCCCCGTTACCGCAACGGCTTTTTCAAGCGATATGTGCCGGAAGAAGGAGTGAAGGATGCGGGAGAACGGCAGGGTGAACTGAAGTTTGTGTACGTGGGCCGCATCTCGCTTGAAAAGAACATCCATGTACTGACGGAGGCCTTCCGGCTGATGGCCCACAGATTGCGGGGTATTCGGCTTGTTGTGGTGGGAGACGGTCCCTACCGCGAAGAGATGGAGCTGGACCTGAAAGGCCTTCCCGTCACCTTTACCGGATACCTCACGGGCGAAGATCTTGCGGCGGCCTACGCCTCATCGGATGTGTTCGTATTTCCTTCCGGCACAGATACCTTCGGCAACGTGGTGCTGGAGGCGCAGGCTTCCGGCCTGCCGGTGATTGTTTCGGATATGGGCGGCCCCAAGGAGAATCTCATTCCCGGCAAGACCGGCTTCATCGTGCCGGAGGGCGATCCCATCGCATTGGCCGATGCCATGCTGCAGTTTGCGGATGCCCCGGAAATGCTGGACGAGATGCGCAAGGCTGCCCGCGCCTATACCGAAAGCCGCAGCTTTGAAGCCTGCTTCATGCACCAGTGGGAGATGTATCGCGAAAAGCAAGTGGCGTAG